One Amphiprion ocellaris isolate individual 3 ecotype Okinawa chromosome 5, ASM2253959v1, whole genome shotgun sequence genomic region harbors:
- the wnk2 gene encoding serine/threonine-protein kinase WNK2 isoform X1 gives MDAAEDSSKDPPLGSTYSSAPNLDSDINANACRPVYENGTDHNVNIQIAALRGASDPSAYPSTEYQGLVRQRFIRRSLWVSDSEEPPVEAPEFVNSSPVLNIDLRTIVDRSRSRALHGTRLQETSSTESQVGLKDSATESVSADEERGDRSETEPKAEVVPSDVTGKAGSDENEEEPGMKAVSTSPGGRFLKFDIELGRGSFKTVYKGLDTDTWVEVAWCELQERKLSKAERQRFKEEAEMLKALQHPNIVRFYDFWESPVKGKKCIVLVTELMTSGTLKTYLKRFKVMKPKVLRSWCRQILKGLHFLHTRTPPIIHRDLKCDNIFITGPTGSVKIGDLGLATLKRASFAKSVIGTPEFMAPEMYEEHYDEAVDVYAFGMCMLEMATSEYPYSECQNAAQIYRKVTSGVKPASYSKVSDPEIKEIIGECICHRWEERYSIKDLLNHAFFAEDTGVRVELNEEDDGKKSSIALKLWVEDPKKLKGKYKDTGAIEFTFNLVNEVPEVVAQEMVESGFFLDCDVKIVGKSIRDRVALIKWRRERTVSPNGNGEVAVKKTQQNLLQVPGTVVPQGATLAATDYEDHESEQQTLICTVPTTTSTTSDSGVSSTMQLDDLNNQQNGPYQSLPEPISTAQIIYSPPAQTDPQLHQGPYQQPTAQASHENYTQASTQLHQGAYQQTTGQLHPGAFQQPAAQLHHCQTRHYSEPFVCHENLLITESTMCLRRGSTSLVEMLQCRTHSLTKTVTPSPCQCPLEDLASTNIAGSPVHNADYPSSKSEAQNPSLLSPFLPLHQHSHNDSASYFDSPHLPLNLQPPSEDRLNVSRSPQPHHHCKACMSLLLKGRTKGGGSLGHSHKRTFSTSTQFTPVSKPDSATSPHHSRCSAVTLPTHSTSPSTPSSDSQPTQVTSPSRLSSPSRVMLPRSLYEGGDLTLLNYCLRHIVSRRTSSPTLSDRGGVTHPMHGQGEVGGSTSSVSEDIHKSQSLDVPIFCQPNLDKNLLLSPHYSEGRTDPLTASAPATPASTAHQNRQTAQSFPAAAPTPQTQLTAQPSQEQCHFQPAAILPQLFSAEQPASHLSPPDPSTSFPQSVSSAPPPLLPLQISTQFPSPYPVVQTGGHKPPSFSPLPSVYSSSDPPMSSAYFSPSPHHPSLPLTPHATFPPVPTLGTPQTPLSTPQHVPSVALPVPLLAMATSPAVSQHQGGPPTSQPNLGTFHSTHHLPLSQVQPTPYPVPNPEPQLVEQPVQVIAPHGTLGDVQLLSVAHPVSPAVQTPLWGSGADTETTATGLDLTIPAPVSVSGTVQAETQAPAQPPALMRARNQPSVPPVPAQTAASTLLKAPASIPVQVPTAVQAPASTPVQAPMSGSGPNLEQTNVSSVSSDKPSAMGKPQLSVPGLVSGPVPVSLPAPVQSAAPVSAPAPVAAPVLQPAGIQTVSVPESANLATTQQNLETTPASSTLQQEPCVEDVLRDKLISLPSYAYDSLNSDVASGKETSDGYDSLASGGKGDGKPRKHHRKSARTRSRQEKTSKPKLSMLNVCNTGDKMVECQLETHNHKMVTFKFDLDGDAPEEIATYMVENGFILLLEKEVFIDQLKDIVDKAEDMLNEDMEGERDKTLSCSPLQGQTCDGLAGESQQPGAPQPVYQQNVLHTGKRWFIICPVEETPMSSQETPSDGTTTQSPSSSATTQPADSGTARPSTSRDEGSSSTMSGGSGGFSYEVYGFCSPPIMSNTDPLLLATLSPPVSAPPTLQSVSSVEPAGSLVQPSVHQAQPARAQTLPPSSPHTSFPLEDSQGSPLGSISPIHAAQQMPDMTCPVSIADEVPCCPLVMPLSLDVSTSQGGSPLTPLPLQDPGSAKEPPSVSYAPAARCERPQQPVVLHQPFSTVGGTKVSSLPQSPAPSQHGAGPSESDGEGRLGRGGFVDSTIKTLDEKLRNLLYQEYAPMYPSGSAAETPGSGTEYIQSPPGPDSATGGSGNSTPGPIGEGRYRAGEQLPQIPERMDSLSTLSDSAVCASLSRRHVPHSASCSGTRGRFKIISVPPEVANRRDVKQRSWSSAASPAHPVGYGGDHIQAEAIATSTTIGRFSVVSTEDDITQRTRCSRYSAPPDFYLDTPPSMAKRGSLPRALTSTSVPVDVTVHARFLSSDSGAESSPAKLAPATPSQHSRSERRGSDLMKRAVAFLRRSGRSSSVQSSDSPNRHGGVHGSAYASSDNDSEMEDSDIKRELQRLREKHLKEISELQAHQRGEVELLYRRLGKVPPSGLGISNVGPHAGRRKRSSKHRLKPGKLLSPLVQQFRNVTTKTSDSSKASAATGTSEPTVSLNGSPAKGPLPTHSRARSCTSHLPSSTSEPVQTKQPCSLKGSLSSDNIYAGLHGDGTGTQAPLGQGWSNYPQPSERVTYKSSSKPRARFLSGPVSLSIWSTLKRLCLGKERGSRSGASASAFNQSQQLPTGITPPPHQPVIGLAQAQANNSNNKTYSGTSMSATENNLPEDLQRLMDDWAQEVLIVTHRPRTNSLSISGQQLWDQIVPRTCEQLASPSDVSSWTAPGSEACNLPLTWPDSPGSAVMTTPSAGPQLTYQSHSPAPFRALSSPLSVSQWPGLLFPLPSGVFAFPAVPSAQDAHSPFPASSYQPTDPKARTL, from the exons GAACGGAAACTGTCCAAagctgagagacagaggttcaaagaggaggcagagatgTTAAAAGCTCTCCAGCATCCCAACATCGTGCGATTTTATGACTTCTGGGAATCACCGGTGAAAGGGAAGAAGTGCATTGTTCTGGTGACGGAGCTAATGACCTCAGGGACACTAAAAAC GTATCTAAAGCGCTTTAAGGTCATGAAGCCTAAAGTCCTCAGAAGCTGGTGCAGACAGATTCTCAAAGGCCTCCACTTCCTCCACACGAGGACTCCACCCATCATCCACAGAGACCTGAAGTGTGACAACATCTTCATCACTGGTCCTACAGGCTCTGTCAAAATAGGAGACCTGGGTTTGGCAACGCTGAAGAGGGCCTCTTTTGCTAAAAGTGTTATCG GCACTCCAGAGTTCATGGCCCCAGAGATGTACGAGGAGCACTATGATGAAGCTGTGGATGTCTACGCCTTTGGGATGTGTATGTTAGAGATGGCCACCTCAGAATACCCCTACTCCGAGTGTCAAAATGCTGCTCAGATCTACCGCAAAGTCACCAGC ggaGTGAAACCTGCCAGCTACAGCAAAGTCAGTGACCCAGAAATTAAGGAGATAATAGGGGAGTGTATCTGTCACAGGTGGGAAGAAAG GTACTCCATCAAGGACCTCCTGAATCACGCGTTCTTTGCCGAGGACACGGGCGTCCGGGTGGAGCTCAATGAGGAAGATGACGGCAAGAAATCATCTATTGCTCTAAAGCTGTGGGTCGAAGATCCGAAAAAGCTGAAGGGGAAATACAAAGATACTGGTGCCATTGAGTTTACTTTTAACTTGGTGAACGAAGTCCCAGAAGTAGTCGCCcaagaaatg GTGGAATCAGGTTTTTTCCTGGACTGTGATGTGAAGATAGTTGGGAAGTCCATCCGAGACCGTGTGGCTCTCATCAAATGGAGAAGGGAGCGGACTGTCTCGCCAAATGGAAATGGTGAAGTAGCTGTGAAGAAGACGCAGCAGAATCTACTGCAGGTTCCTGGTACTGTTGTTCCACAGGGAGCCACACTAGCCGCTACAGATTATGAGGATCACGAGTCGGAGCAGCAGACTCTGATCTGCACCGtgcccaccaccacctccaccacat CTGACAGCGGAGTGAGCTCTACCATGCAATTAGATGATCTAAACAACCAACAGAATGGCCCCTACCAGTCGCTACCAGAACCCATTTCAACAGCTCAGATAATCTACAGTCCTCCTGCACAGACTGACCCTCAGCTGCACCAGGGACCCTACCAGCAACCCACAGCACAGGCCTCACATGAAAACTACACACAAGCATCCACACAATTACACCAGGGAGCCTACCAGCAAACCACAGGTCAGCTGCATCCTGGGGCCTTTCAACAACCTGCAGCACAACTGCATCATTGTCAAACA CGTCACTACAGTGAACCCTTTGTTTGCCATGAGAACCTGCTCATCACTGAGAGCACAATGTGTCTTAGGCGTGGCAGCACCTCCTTGGTCGAGATGTTACAGTGTAGGACACACTCTCTCACTAAGACAGTGACTCCAAGTCCCTGCCAGTGTCCATTAGAGGATCTGGCATCAACAAATATCGCAGGGAGTCCAGTGCATAATGCAGATTACCCATCCTCTAAATCGGAAGCCCAGAATCCATCATTATTATCTCCTTTCTTGCCCCTCCATCAACACTCTCATAATGACTCAGCAAGTTATTTTGATTCACCTCACCTCCCCCTGAATTTACAACCTCCTTCCGAGGACCGTCTGAATGTCTCACGCAGCCCACAGCCCCACCACCACTGCAAGGCCTGCATGTCTCTCCTCCTCAAGGGCAGGACGAAGGGAGGCGGATCACTGGGGCACTCGCACAAACGCACCTTCTCCACATCCACCCAGTTCACTCCAGTGTCAAAGCCAGACTCAGCTACATCCCCTCATCACTCGAGGTGTTCTGCAGTCACCTTGCCCACTCATTCAACCTCCCCCTCTACCCCATCATCAGACAGTCAGCCAACCCAGGTGACTTCACCTTCACGTCTTTCCTCACCCTCACGAGTCATGCTCCCACGGAGTTTGTATGAAGGTGGAGATCTTACTCTTCTCAACTACTGTCTCCGTCACATTGTCAGTCGCAGAACCAGTTCCCCCACCCTGTCTGATAGAGGAGGGGTCACTCATCCAATGCACGGCCAGGGGGAGGTAGGGGGTAGTACTTCCTCAGTATCTGAGGATATACACAAGAGTCAGAGCCTGGATGTTCCCATCTTCTGTCAACCAAATCTGGACAAGAACCTGCTGTTATCACCACATTACAGCGAAGGCAGAACAGATCCACTG ACAGCTTCTGCTCCAGCTACTCCAGCCTCCACTGCGCACCAGAATAGACAGACAGCACAGAGCTTTCCAGCTGCAGCCCCGACTCCACAGACACAGCTTACTGCCCAACCCAGCCAGGAGCAG TGCCACTTCCAACCAGCTGCTATCCTGCCCCAG CTGTTTTCTGCTGAGCAGCCTGCATCTCACCTGAGTCCTCCTGACCCATCCACCAGTTTTCCACAGTCAGTCTCCAGTGCTCCTCCCCCACTCCTGCCCCTGCAAATCAGCACACAG tttCCCTCACCATATCCTGTAGTTCAAACAGGGGGGCACAAGCCTCCTTCCTTCTCCCCTCTGCCGTCTGTCTACAGCAGCAGTGACCCTCCTATGTCTAGCGCCTACTTCTCCCCTTCACCCCAccatccctctctccctctgacCCCTCATGCTACCTTCCCCCCTGTACCCACTCTTGGCACCCCTCAGACTCCTCTGTCCACCCCTCAGCACGTGCCCAGTGTGGCGCTCCCCGTTCCACTTCTTGCTATGGCCACATCCCCTGCAGTGTCACAACACCAGGGCGGCCCTCCCACATCTCAGCCAAACCTCGGTACCTTCCATTCCACCCATCACTTACCCCTCTCTCAGGTACAACCCACCCCATACCCCGTCCCCAACCCTGAgcctcaactggttgagcagccTGTGCAG GTGATTGCTCCACATGGCACTTTGGGAGATGTTCAACTTTTGTCTGTGGCCCACCCTGTCTCACCTGCTGTTCAGACTCCTCTCTGGGGAAGTGGAGCAGATACAGAAACTACTGCAACTGGCCTGGACCTAACTATTCCAGCCCCGGTCTCAGTGTCCGGTACAGTCCAAGCTGAAACTCAAGCCCCAGCACAACCGCCAGCTCTGATGCGAGCACGGAACCAACCTTCAGTCCCTCCAGTCCCAGCTCAAACGGCAGCCTCAACCCTTCTGAAAGCCCCAGCTTCAATCCCAGTACAAGTTCCAACAGCAGTACAAGCTCCAGCCTCAACCCCAGTTCAAGCACCGATGTCTGGATCAGGTCCCAATTTAGAACAAACAAATGTCTCTTCTGTTAGCTCAGACAAACCTTCTGCGATGGGCAAACCTCAACTTTCTGTCCCAGGTTTGGTCTCAGGCCCAGTCCCTGTCAGTCTGCCTGCACCAGTTCAATCTGCAGCCCCTGTTTCTGCTCCAGCTCCTGTCGCAGCTCCTGTTCTGCAGCCTGCTGGCATCCAGACAGTCTCAGTGCCTGAGAGTGCCAACCTGGCTACAACTCAGCAAAACCTAGAGACAACACCTGCATCTAGCACTCTTCAACAAGAGCCTTGTGTAGAG gaTGTGCTTCGGGACAAACTAATATCTTTACCCAGTTATGCATatgacag TCTCAACTCTGATGTAGCATCTGGTAAGGAAACAAGTGACGGCTATGACAGCTTGGCTAGCGGGGGGAAAGGGGATGGAAAACCCAGGAAACATCACCGCAAGTCGGCCCGCACACGTTCCAGGCAAGAAAAGACGAGCAAACCCAAACTGAGCATGCTCAAT GTTTGCAACACTGGTGATAAAATGGTAGAATGCCAGCTGGAGACTCACAACCACAAAATGGTGACATTTAAATTCGACCTGGATGGAGACGCTCCGGAGGAAATTGCCACTTACATG GTAGAGAATGGGTTTATCCTATTGTTGGAGAAGGAGGTCTTCATCGACCAGCTAAAGGACATTGTGGACAAAGCTGAAGACATGCTGAATGAAGACATGGAGGGTGAGAGGGACAAAACTTTGAGCTGTAGTCCTCTACAAGGCCAGACGTGTGACGGGCTAGCAGGAGAG AGTCAGCAGCCTGGAGCACCTCAGCCTGTCTATCAGCAAAATG TTCTTCACACAGGAAAGAGATGGTTCATAATCTGCCCTGTAGAGGAGACACCTATGTCTAGTCAGGAGACTCCGTCTGATGGGACAACTACACAGTCCCCTAGCAGCTCAGCCACCACCCAGCCTGCTGACAGTGGCACTGCAAGGCCCTCCACATCCAGAG acGAAGGATCATCCTCCACAATGTCTGGTGGAAGTGGAGGCTTTTCCTACGAGGTTTATGGATTCTGTAGTCCTCCAATAATGTCCAACACAGACCCACTTCTCTTGGCCACTCTGTCACCTCCTGTTTCTGCACCACCGACCCTCCAGTCAGTGTCCTCGGTGGAGCCAGCAGGCAGTTTAGTGCAGCCTAGCGTGCATCAAGCCCAGCCAGCCAGAGCTCAAACGTTGCCCCCATCATCCCCACACACGTCTTTCCCACTAGAAGATTCACAGGGGTCTCCTCTGGGCTCCATCTCCCCAATCCACGCAGCTCAGCAGATGCCCGATATGACATGTCCTGTCTCTATTGCTGATGAGGTGCCCTGCTGCCCTCTAGTCATGCCGCTGTCTCTGGATGTGAGCACTTCACAGGGTGGGTCTCCTCTCACTCCACTTCCTCTTCAGGATCCAGGTTCAGCCAAAGAGCCGCCATCTGTGTCCTACGCCCCTGCAGCCCGGTGTGAGCGACCACAGCAGCCCGTGGTGCTCCACCAGCCTTTTTCCACCGTTGGAGGGACCAAAGTGTCCTCACTACCCCAGAGCCCAGCGCCATCCCAACACGGTGCAGGGCCCAGTGAGTCCGATGGTGAAGGGAGGCTGGGCCGTGGGGGATTTGTGGACAGCACTATAAAGACCCTGGATGAAAAGCTGAGGAATTTGCTCTACCAGGAATATGCTCCCATGTATCCATCCGGCAGTGCTGCAGAGACGCCGGGATCCGGCACAGAGTACATCCAGTCTCCTCCTGGTCCAGACAGCGCCACAGGAGGGTCAGGAAACAGCACACCAGGGCCGATAGGGGAGGGACGCTACAGGGCAGGAGAACAGCTG CCTCAAATTCCAGAAAGAATGGATAGTTTGAGCACactgagtgactcagctgtgtgtG CTTCCCTGTCAAGAAGACACGTCCCTCACTCTGCTTCCTGCTCCGGAACAAGAGGTCGATTCAAG ATAATCTCTGTACCTCCTGAAGTGGCCAACAGACGAGATGTGAAGCAAAGGAGCTGGAGCAGCGCTGCCTCACCGGCGCACCCTGTGGGATACGGTGGGGACCACATTCAGGCTGAGGCCATCGCTACCTCCACCACAATCGGCCGGTTCTCTGTGGTGAGCACTGAAGATGACATTACACAGAGGACACGCTGCAGCCGCTACTCTGCCCCACCTGATTTCTACCTGGACACGCCTCCTTCTATGGCCAAGCGGGGCTCCCTGCCTCGAGCTCTGACCTCAACGTCTGTCCCTGTGGATGTCACGGTCCATGCTCGCTTCCTGTCCTCAGACTCAGGGGCCGAGAGCAGTCCAGCAAAACTGGCCCCCGCCACCCCGTCCCAACACTCTCGCTCTGAGCGCCGAGGAAGCGACCTCATGAAGAGGGCGGTGGCCTTTCTCCGTCGTTCCGGTCGCAGCAGCAGTGTGCAGAGTTCTGACTCACCAAACAGGCATGGAGGTGTCCACGGCTCGGCCTATGCTAGCAGCGATAACGACTCAGAGATGGAGGACTCAGACATAAAGAGGGAACTACAGAGACTCAGGGAGAA ACATCTGAAGGAGATCTCAGAGCTGCAGGCCCATCAGCGAGGGGAAGTGGAGCTGCTGTATCGCAGACTTGGCAAAGTCCCTCCTTCTGGCCTGGGAATCTCTAACGTTGGACCACATGCTGGACGTAGGAAGAGGTCCAGTAAACACAGACTGAAGCCAGGCAAACTTCTCAGTCCTCTGGTTCAACAATTTAGAAATGTCACAACCAAAACTAGTGACTCCAGCAAAGCCA gTGCTGCGACAGGCACAagtgagcccacagtgagtttAAATGGCTCTCCAGCCAAAGGGCCTCTACCCACTCACAGCCGAGCACGTTCATGCACCAGCCACCTTCCCAGCTCCACCTCAGAGCCTGTGCAGACTAAGCAGCCCTGTTCTCTCAAAGGCTCTCTGTCTTCTGATAACATTTATGCTGGACTACATGGAGACGGCACTGGCACCCAAGCTCCACTTGGTCAAG GCTGGTCTAATTACCCTCAACCATCTGAGAGAGTGACCTATAAATCGAGTAGCAAGCCACGAGCTAGATTTCTCAGTGGGCCTGTGTCTTTGTCTATCT GGTCAACACTGAAGCGACTGTGTCTTGGCAAAGAGCGTGGCAGCA gatctggagcttcagcttcAGCTTTCAATCAATCACAGCAACTTCCTACCGGCATCACGCCTCCTCCCCATCAGCCAGTGATAGGTCTGGCCCAGGCTCAGGccaataacagcaacaacaagaCATACAGTGGCACATCCATGAGTGCCACTGAAAACAACCTGCCTGAAGACTTGCAGCGGCTGATGGATGACTGGGCACAGGAAGTTCTTATTGTGACCCACCGGCCACGCACCAACTCTCTGAGTATCAGTGGACAGCAGCTTTGGGATCAGATTGTCCCTCGAACATGTGAACAGCTTGCTAGTCCTTCAGAT GTATCATCATGGACAGCCCCAGGTTCAGAGGCCTGCAATCTGCCCCTGACATGGCCTGACAGCCCTGGGTCAGCAGTGATGACCACCCCCTCTGCAGGGCCTCAGCTCACTTATCAGTCACACTCCCCTGCTCCATTCAGGGCCTTGTCCTCGCCTCTCTCTGTTAGCCAGTGGCCTGGGCTGCTCTTCCCCCTTCCTTCAGGAGTGTTTGCCTTTCCTGCAGTGCCCTCAGCCCAGGATGCCCACAGCCCCTTTCCAGCTTCATCATATCAGCCAACCGACCCCAAGGCGAGGACTCTCTAA